The following are encoded together in the Adhaeribacter arboris genome:
- a CDS encoding ATP-binding cassette domain-containing protein gives MDSLNKTSTGSLQLHLEQATFNRQNQIVFSGISWHLQPDEQWAIYGPVGSGKTTFLAALAGQLPLRSGKFELLIRPTAEAPFQVIDRSAYRSQTALVTFQQQHSFFNYGRSFYQQRYQSLENEIAIPTVQELLTSAATDSSPAEIEQMANLLQLKELLPVELIKLSNGQTRKLQIARALLQKPKLLILDNPFSGLDAESRQHLKEIIDELIQKGTQILLATNQPDLPAEITHVLWLEDFKIKGFFSRTEFYEVLQENVSANNVTENNLASLNFSKFPKSGKDYQVAVQMDNVRVQYQQKVILDDISWTVKKGEKWALVGPNGSGKTTLLSLIYADNPQAFANKIILFDRRKGSGESIWDIKKKIGFVSPELHLYFRQPLTSREVVATGFTDTLVRTRPITDEQSHLIQEHFSFFDRTDLLPKPFLQLSAGEQRLVLLLRSLVKNPELIIWDEPFQGLSPEYIAQITDLLRMYCANATTLILVSHYAHEIPDFVPNYLYLEQGRVKSRITN, from the coding sequence ATGGATTCATTAAATAAGACCTCAACCGGGTCGCTGCAGTTACATTTAGAACAGGCCACTTTTAATAGGCAAAACCAAATTGTTTTTTCCGGTATATCCTGGCACTTGCAACCCGATGAACAATGGGCTATTTACGGACCGGTAGGTTCCGGAAAAACTACTTTTCTGGCGGCTTTAGCGGGGCAATTGCCTTTACGTTCCGGAAAATTTGAGTTACTAATCCGGCCAACAGCAGAGGCTCCTTTTCAGGTGATAGACCGGTCTGCTTACCGCAGCCAAACCGCTTTAGTTACTTTTCAGCAACAGCATTCCTTTTTTAATTATGGCCGGTCTTTTTACCAGCAACGCTACCAAAGTCTGGAAAACGAAATAGCTATCCCTACTGTTCAAGAGCTATTAACCTCGGCGGCTACCGATAGTTCGCCGGCCGAAATAGAACAAATGGCGAATTTGTTGCAGCTAAAGGAGCTATTGCCGGTTGAACTTATTAAATTATCTAACGGGCAAACCCGTAAATTACAAATAGCCCGCGCTTTACTGCAGAAACCTAAATTACTGATTCTAGATAATCCTTTTTCCGGCTTGGACGCCGAGTCGCGCCAACATTTAAAAGAAATTATCGATGAGTTAATCCAAAAAGGTACGCAGATTTTATTGGCTACCAATCAACCGGATTTGCCCGCAGAAATAACGCATGTTTTGTGGCTGGAAGATTTTAAAATAAAAGGTTTTTTTTCCCGAACTGAATTTTACGAAGTCTTACAGGAGAATGTATCCGCTAATAATGTAACCGAAAACAATTTAGCATCTCTTAACTTCAGTAAATTTCCAAAATCCGGGAAAGATTACCAGGTGGCCGTTCAAATGGACAACGTACGGGTACAATACCAGCAGAAAGTAATTCTGGATGATATTTCCTGGACGGTAAAAAAGGGTGAAAAATGGGCGTTGGTAGGGCCAAATGGTTCGGGTAAAACCACGCTGCTATCTTTAATCTACGCCGATAACCCCCAAGCATTTGCGAATAAAATTATTTTGTTCGACCGACGTAAAGGTTCCGGCGAGAGCATCTGGGATATCAAAAAAAAGATTGGATTTGTATCACCGGAATTGCATTTATATTTCCGGCAACCATTAACCAGCCGGGAAGTAGTCGCCACCGGTTTTACCGATACGCTTGTTCGGACAAGGCCAATAACCGACGAACAATCCCACCTGATTCAGGAACATTTTTCGTTCTTCGACCGCACAGATTTATTACCTAAACCTTTTCTGCAACTTTCGGCGGGTGAACAACGCTTGGTTTTGTTGCTACGGTCACTGGTTAAAAATCCGGAATTAATTATCTGGGACGAACCTTTTCAAGGTTTGAGCCCAGAATATATAGCTCAGATAACTGATTTATTGCGTATGTACTGCGCCAATGCTACAACTTTGATTCTGGTTTCGCATTACGCCCACGAAATCCCTGATTTTGTGCCCAATTACCTGTATCTGGAACAGGGGCGGGTAAAAAGCAGAATTACCAATTAA
- the mtaB gene encoding tRNA (N(6)-L-threonylcarbamoyladenosine(37)-C(2))-methylthiotransferase MtaB encodes MKKVAFYTLGCKLNFSETSSISRIFQERGFEKVNFEEQADIYVINTCSVTDNADKKCRKVVKEALKHSPNAFITIVGCYAQLKPQEIATIPGVDAVLGAAEKFRLVDILEDFVKKEKTQIHASAISEVNTFHNAYSFGDRTRTFLKVQDGCDYSCTFCTIPLARGKSRSHTVASVVASANEIAQSGVKEIVLTGVNLGDFGIVPGVGRQETFFDLIKQLDQEVSNIDRFRISSIEPNLLTNEIIRFVASSQKFVPHFHIPLQSGSDKILKLMRRRYLRELYAERVTAIKALMPHCCIGVDVIVGFPGETEADFLQTYTFLNELDISYLHVFPYSERQNTKAIEMPGSVPLAERNRRANMLRILSEKKKRNFYEQHVGYETTVLFEADITNGLMEGFTDNYIRVQAKYDPILVNELKKVRLTKVNAVGLMEAEEVFAEVFQH; translated from the coding sequence ATGAAAAAGGTGGCTTTTTATACGTTGGGTTGTAAACTGAATTTTTCGGAAACTTCTTCTATTTCCCGGATTTTTCAGGAACGGGGTTTTGAAAAAGTAAATTTTGAAGAACAGGCAGATATTTACGTAATTAATACGTGCTCGGTAACCGATAACGCCGATAAAAAATGCCGGAAAGTGGTAAAAGAAGCTCTGAAACATTCGCCGAATGCCTTTATCACCATAGTGGGCTGTTACGCCCAATTAAAACCACAGGAAATTGCAACTATTCCGGGGGTAGATGCCGTACTGGGCGCCGCCGAAAAATTCAGGTTAGTAGATATTCTGGAGGATTTTGTAAAGAAAGAAAAAACTCAGATACACGCCAGCGCTATTTCGGAAGTTAATACTTTTCATAATGCCTATTCGTTTGGCGACCGGACACGTACTTTCTTAAAAGTGCAGGATGGTTGTGATTATTCTTGCACTTTTTGTACGATACCACTGGCGCGAGGCAAAAGCCGCAGCCATACTGTAGCCTCGGTAGTAGCTTCGGCCAACGAAATTGCCCAAAGTGGGGTGAAAGAAATTGTGCTTACCGGCGTAAACCTGGGCGATTTTGGTATTGTTCCGGGAGTAGGCCGTCAGGAAACTTTTTTTGATTTAATTAAACAACTCGACCAGGAAGTAAGCAACATTGATCGGTTTCGAATTTCTTCGATTGAACCGAACTTGTTAACGAACGAAATAATCCGGTTTGTAGCAAGTTCCCAGAAGTTTGTCCCGCATTTCCATATTCCGCTGCAATCCGGCTCCGATAAAATTTTAAAATTAATGCGTCGGCGCTATTTGCGCGAGTTATACGCTGAGCGGGTAACGGCCATTAAAGCCTTAATGCCGCATTGCTGCATTGGCGTAGATGTAATTGTTGGTTTTCCCGGCGAAACCGAAGCAGATTTTCTACAAACGTATACTTTCCTGAACGAATTAGATATTAGCTATCTGCACGTTTTCCCGTATTCAGAACGCCAAAATACCAAAGCTATTGAAATGCCGGGCAGCGTACCCCTTGCCGAAAGAAATCGTCGGGCCAATATGCTTCGCATTTTATCGGAGAAGAAAAAACGTAACTTCTACGAGCAACACGTTGGTTATGAAACTACCGTGCTTTTTGAAGCCGATATCACCAATGGATTGATGGAAGGATTTACGGATAATTACATCCGGGTACAAGCGAAATACGATCCTATTTTAGTAAACGAACTTAAGAAAGTACGCTTAACGAAAGTAAATGCAGTAGGCTTAATGGAAGCCGAAGAAGTATTTGCCGAAGTTTTCCAGCACTAA
- a CDS encoding glutamine synthetase III family protein, producing MAVLRFKALELVDHRKPVDVPQTSQKISEYYGKNVFGLEAMRTTMSGEYFKKLVTSIKHGTKVDRAVADAVAAAMKTWALSKGATHYTHWFQPLTGATAEKHDSFFDLNADGQAIENFKGSALVQQEPDASSFPNGGIRNTFEARGYTAWDPTSPAFIMDSYGAKTLCIPTVFVAYTGEALDYKTPLLKTLSFLDRAAVEVCQYFDKDVTRVTATLGIEQEYFLVDKALFDARPDLIMTGRTLFGHAPAKGQQLEDHYFGSIPPRVHAFMLDFEQEALKLGIPLRTRHNEVAPNQFECAPTFEDANLAVDHNQLLMDLMNKVAERHNFKALLHEKPFKGVNGSGKHNNWAISTDTGVNLLSPGKRPKENLQFLAFFASTIMAVYKHADLLRASIASANNDHRLGANEAPPAIMSVFIGSQLDAVLNELENNSQIAIDKGDNLYLKLGIDKIPEILLDNTDRNRTSPFAFTGNKFEFRAVGSSANSSSAMTILNAIVADQLIDFKQKVDVLIDKGKKKEVAIVEIIREYIKASKAIRFEGNGYSQEWEDEAASRGLSNVRTTPQALDFLVSSTSEDLFIRNSIFSKVELHARHEILLEEYTKKIQIESRVLGDLANNHVIPTAIAYQNKLIHNIKGLRELGLDQGEYTEETIESIKFISKHVNIIKRNVEEMIEARKVANKIEDARERAINYCDVVRPYFDVIRYSVDKLELMVDDEDWPLVKYREMLFRH from the coding sequence ATGGCCGTACTTCGTTTTAAAGCGCTTGAGCTGGTAGACCACCGTAAACCAGTTGATGTACCTCAAACCTCCCAAAAAATATCTGAATACTACGGAAAAAACGTATTTGGCTTAGAGGCTATGCGTACCACCATGTCGGGGGAGTATTTCAAAAAGTTAGTTACTTCTATTAAACATGGTACTAAAGTAGACCGGGCTGTGGCCGATGCAGTGGCTGCTGCAATGAAAACCTGGGCTCTATCGAAAGGTGCTACGCATTATACCCACTGGTTTCAACCTCTAACCGGAGCTACCGCCGAAAAACACGATTCGTTCTTTGATTTGAACGCTGATGGTCAAGCCATCGAAAATTTTAAAGGTTCGGCCCTGGTGCAGCAAGAACCGGATGCTTCTTCTTTCCCGAACGGCGGTATCCGCAATACTTTTGAAGCCCGGGGTTACACCGCCTGGGATCCTACTTCTCCGGCTTTTATCATGGATTCTTACGGTGCTAAAACCTTGTGTATTCCTACTGTTTTTGTAGCTTATACGGGTGAAGCGCTAGATTATAAAACTCCTTTGCTTAAAACTTTATCTTTCCTGGACCGCGCTGCGGTAGAGGTGTGCCAATATTTTGATAAAGATGTAACCCGAGTAACCGCTACTTTAGGTATTGAGCAAGAATACTTTTTGGTGGATAAAGCCCTTTTCGATGCTCGCCCGGATTTAATAATGACGGGTCGTACTTTATTTGGGCATGCTCCGGCGAAAGGGCAGCAATTAGAAGATCATTATTTTGGCTCTATTCCGCCGCGGGTACACGCTTTTATGCTGGATTTTGAGCAAGAAGCTTTAAAATTAGGTATTCCGTTGCGTACCCGCCACAACGAAGTGGCGCCTAATCAATTTGAATGTGCGCCAACTTTCGAAGATGCAAACTTAGCCGTTGACCACAACCAGTTGTTGATGGATTTAATGAATAAAGTAGCGGAACGTCATAATTTTAAAGCTTTATTACACGAAAAACCATTTAAAGGAGTAAATGGCAGCGGTAAGCATAACAACTGGGCCATCTCTACCGATACCGGGGTTAATTTACTAAGCCCGGGCAAACGACCAAAGGAAAACCTTCAATTTTTGGCGTTCTTTGCTTCTACCATTATGGCCGTTTATAAGCACGCCGATTTGTTGCGGGCCTCTATTGCGTCGGCTAATAACGATCACCGTTTAGGAGCTAACGAAGCCCCGCCCGCTATTATGTCGGTATTTATAGGTTCGCAGCTCGATGCCGTTCTAAACGAATTGGAAAACAATTCTCAGATTGCGATTGATAAAGGAGATAATCTGTATTTAAAATTAGGTATCGATAAAATTCCGGAAATTTTATTGGATAACACTGACCGTAACCGTACTTCTCCGTTTGCCTTTACCGGTAATAAATTTGAATTCCGGGCAGTAGGTTCTTCCGCCAACAGTTCTTCGGCCATGACCATCCTCAACGCCATTGTGGCCGATCAGTTAATCGACTTTAAGCAAAAAGTGGACGTTTTAATTGATAAAGGCAAGAAGAAAGAAGTAGCGATTGTAGAAATTATCCGCGAATACATTAAAGCTTCCAAGGCGATCCGTTTCGAAGGCAATGGTTACTCCCAAGAATGGGAAGACGAAGCAGCTAGCCGGGGTTTGTCTAACGTACGTACTACTCCGCAAGCCTTAGATTTCTTAGTAAGCTCCACCTCAGAAGACTTATTCATTCGTAATAGTATTTTCTCGAAAGTAGAATTACATGCCCGGCACGAAATTCTACTCGAAGAATACACGAAGAAAATTCAAATTGAATCCCGCGTTTTAGGTGATTTAGCCAATAATCACGTTATTCCTACGGCCATAGCCTACCAGAATAAATTAATTCATAACATTAAAGGTTTGCGCGAGTTAGGTCTGGATCAAGGTGAATACACCGAAGAAACTATTGAGTCGATCAAGTTTATTTCTAAACACGTAAACATTATTAAGCGCAACGTGGAAGAAATGATTGAAGCCCGTAAAGTAGCTAATAAGATTGAAGATGCCCGGGAACGCGCCATCAATTACTGCGATGTAGTTCGTCCGTACTTCGATGTTATTCGTTATAGCGTAGATAAATTAGAATTAATGGTAGATGACGAAGATTGGCCTTTAGTTAAATACCGCGAAATGTTATTTAGACACTAA
- a CDS encoding LTA synthase family protein → MGYHYSKTDGLTYIEIVKVFLYGLRMDASFAAYLCAFPFICFLLEGLLKNLRLSSLVNGYTFLLIPVVAALVTADLEMYNAWGYRLDATPLQYLNTPREMVASVSAAPVFLLTLVFLFLILFLGFVYQRIFRPVLEKKVNTTFTMGGKIVAFCFLVILIIPMRGGLQHIPINQSDVYFSNKLYANHAAVNLPWNVLYSLNRRNYAPKNPYKYMAMAQAQKYVDSLYTSPELPANGSNSILKSTRPNILFIILESNTAKLVGCLGGEPGVTPHLDQLARDGIIFTNIYAGGDRSEKGLVALLSGYPVQTTTSIIKLPRKTEHLPHLNQILKSQGYQTSYYYGGELAFANIKSYLLNAGYDRLISKFDFPANTYNSKWGVHDHVLLNRWLADLKTEKQPFFSTLFTLSSHEPYDVPIPAKFAGTDEATKFKNSMYYTDQSIGNFILAAKKQAWWKNTLIIMAADHGHRFPGDDPNFKPSKFRIPFLLTGGALKQAYPPVNTIGSQTDIVPTVLHQLHLPTEPFKWGKDLLNPAVKPFAFYVFNDGFGFVTPSGTITFDNISKQVISSDPAVPKQQLNYGKAYMELSFEDYLNK, encoded by the coding sequence TTGGGGTACCATTATTCTAAAACCGACGGGCTTACCTATATCGAAATTGTTAAGGTATTTCTTTATGGGTTGCGGATGGATGCCTCTTTTGCGGCTTACTTGTGTGCGTTTCCTTTTATTTGCTTTCTGCTAGAAGGGTTGTTAAAGAATTTACGATTATCCAGCCTGGTAAATGGCTACACTTTCCTGTTAATTCCGGTGGTTGCCGCACTAGTTACCGCTGATTTGGAAATGTATAATGCCTGGGGCTACCGGCTCGATGCAACCCCGCTGCAATATTTAAATACTCCTCGAGAAATGGTAGCCTCTGTTTCGGCCGCTCCTGTTTTTTTGTTAACCTTAGTATTTTTATTCCTGATTCTTTTTTTAGGATTTGTTTACCAAAGAATTTTTAGACCCGTTCTGGAAAAAAAAGTAAATACTACCTTCACTATGGGGGGCAAAATTGTGGCTTTTTGCTTTTTGGTAATTCTTATTATTCCCATGCGCGGCGGGCTCCAGCATATTCCTATTAACCAAAGCGACGTTTATTTTTCGAATAAACTATATGCGAATCACGCTGCTGTTAATTTACCCTGGAATGTATTGTACTCTTTAAACCGAAGAAATTATGCCCCCAAAAATCCGTATAAATATATGGCAATGGCACAGGCGCAAAAATACGTGGACTCGCTGTATACTTCGCCTGAATTACCGGCTAACGGCAGTAATTCTATTTTAAAATCTACCCGCCCTAATATTTTATTTATTATTCTGGAAAGCAATACCGCCAAATTGGTGGGCTGTTTAGGAGGAGAACCCGGGGTTACACCGCACCTGGACCAACTGGCCCGCGATGGAATAATTTTTACTAATATTTATGCCGGTGGCGACCGTAGCGAAAAAGGCTTAGTGGCTTTGCTAAGCGGCTATCCGGTACAAACTACCACTTCCATCATAAAACTACCTCGAAAAACGGAGCATCTTCCGCACCTAAATCAAATATTAAAATCGCAAGGTTACCAAACCAGCTATTATTACGGAGGCGAATTAGCCTTTGCCAACATAAAATCGTACTTACTTAATGCCGGCTATGATCGGCTAATAAGTAAATTCGATTTTCCGGCGAATACTTATAATTCCAAATGGGGTGTGCACGATCATGTTTTATTAAACCGCTGGTTAGCCGACCTAAAAACGGAAAAGCAACCTTTTTTTTCAACTCTGTTTACTCTTAGTAGCCACGAGCCCTACGATGTGCCTATTCCAGCAAAATTTGCCGGTACCGACGAAGCCACCAAGTTTAAGAATTCCATGTATTATACCGATCAGTCAATCGGTAATTTTATCCTGGCAGCTAAGAAACAAGCTTGGTGGAAGAATACTTTAATTATTATGGCCGCCGATCACGGGCACCGGTTCCCCGGCGATGACCCTAATTTTAAACCCAGTAAATTCCGGATACCGTTTTTGCTTACAGGTGGGGCATTAAAGCAAGCGTACCCACCCGTAAATACAATTGGTTCCCAAACGGATATTGTACCAACTGTGCTCCACCAATTACATTTACCCACCGAACCATTTAAATGGGGAAAAGACCTCTTAAACCCGGCGGTGAAGCCTTTCGCTTTTTATGTGTTTAACGATGGCTTTGGTTTTGTAACTCCTTCCGGTACCATTACTTTCGATAATATTTCGAAACAAGTAATTTCCAGCGACCCTGCCGTTCCGAAACAACAATTAAATTACGGAAAAGCCTATATGGAGCTTTCGTTTGAAGATTATCTGAATAAATAG
- the ispG gene encoding (E)-4-hydroxy-3-methylbut-2-enyl-diphosphate synthase, protein MNVMYCRSLTEYLRRQTREVYIGDLPLGGNNPIRVQSMTTVDTMDTLGSVEQTIRMVDAGCEYVRITAPSVKEAENLRNIKAELRRRGYQVPLIADIHFTPNAAELAARIVEKVRINPGNYADKKKFEVIDYTDSTYQAELDRIRERFIPLVKICKEYGTAMRIGTNHGSLSDRILSRYGDTPLGMVESALEFLRICEDLNYYDIVLSMKASNTQVMVQAYRLLAQKLEEEGLQPYPFHLGVTEAGEGEDGRIKSAVGIGTLLEDGIGDTVRVSLTEAPEYEAPVALMLIDRYTHRAGHKSIKPICNVPINPFQYFRRETQEVSNIGAQNVPRVIADLSRLSQIQYADLKCVGHLYSMLLDKFNMNDLGADYIYTGSQPISFMLPNGLKEIVDYPAWLNSENRTERYPLLTPEEYLSSAEKHAEVNFLSITIEDLSDTIIQSLKTDYSVVLIAQTANEHAMAELRKCFFRLMNKGVKNPVIIKRSYPDISAEQTQLYASTDIGGLLIDGLGDGVYLSTQDLANRAKLAWLEQIDQLNRLSFGILQAARTRMSKTEYISCPSCGRTLFDLQETTAMIRKRTDHLKGVKIGIMGCIVNGPGEMADADYGYVGVGKGKIALYRGQSVIKKSVPEEAAVEELINLIKEDNRWVEPVVPELSHV, encoded by the coding sequence ATGAATGTAATGTATTGCCGTAGCCTGACTGAATACCTGCGCCGCCAAACGCGCGAAGTGTATATTGGTGATTTACCACTAGGAGGAAATAATCCCATTCGGGTGCAATCCATGACCACCGTGGATACCATGGATACTCTTGGTTCAGTGGAACAAACCATTCGGATGGTAGATGCGGGCTGCGAATACGTGCGTATTACTGCTCCCAGCGTAAAAGAAGCCGAAAATCTAAGAAATATAAAAGCGGAACTTCGCCGTCGGGGTTATCAGGTTCCCTTAATCGCCGACATTCATTTTACCCCTAATGCTGCCGAATTGGCGGCCCGGATTGTAGAAAAAGTTCGTATTAACCCAGGTAATTACGCCGACAAAAAGAAATTTGAAGTAATTGATTATACGGACAGCACCTACCAGGCAGAACTGGACCGTATCCGGGAGCGTTTTATTCCTTTAGTTAAAATATGTAAAGAATACGGCACGGCAATGCGCATCGGAACTAATCACGGTTCACTGTCCGACCGTATTCTGAGTCGTTACGGAGATACGCCGCTAGGAATGGTAGAAAGCGCATTAGAATTTTTGCGCATCTGCGAAGACCTGAACTATTACGATATTGTTCTTTCCATGAAGGCTAGTAACACGCAGGTAATGGTGCAGGCCTACCGGTTATTGGCGCAAAAATTAGAAGAAGAAGGATTACAACCTTACCCTTTTCATTTAGGCGTAACCGAAGCCGGCGAGGGCGAAGACGGAAGAATTAAATCTGCGGTAGGTATAGGTACTTTACTGGAAGATGGTATTGGCGATACGGTACGCGTTTCTTTAACCGAGGCGCCGGAATATGAAGCACCCGTTGCTCTTATGCTTATTGATCGTTATACGCACCGGGCTGGGCACAAATCTATAAAACCAATTTGTAATGTACCTATCAACCCTTTTCAATATTTCCGGCGGGAAACCCAGGAAGTAAGTAATATAGGAGCTCAAAATGTACCGCGCGTAATTGCCGATTTAAGTCGGTTAAGCCAAATACAGTATGCGGATTTAAAATGTGTGGGGCATTTATACTCCATGCTACTGGATAAATTTAATATGAACGACTTAGGGGCGGATTATATTTACACCGGCTCGCAGCCTATTTCGTTTATGTTGCCTAACGGTTTAAAAGAGATAGTAGATTATCCGGCTTGGTTAAATTCCGAAAACCGCACGGAACGATATCCGCTGCTTACTCCCGAAGAATATTTAAGCTCTGCGGAGAAACATGCCGAAGTAAACTTTCTCAGTATAACTATTGAGGATTTAAGTGATACTATTATTCAAAGTTTAAAGACGGATTACTCGGTGGTATTAATCGCGCAAACGGCTAACGAGCATGCCATGGCCGAATTACGTAAATGTTTTTTCCGGTTAATGAATAAGGGAGTAAAGAACCCGGTAATTATTAAAAGAAGTTACCCGGATATATCGGCAGAACAAACCCAGCTATATGCTTCCACGGATATTGGGGGGCTGCTGATAGATGGTTTAGGAGATGGTGTTTATTTAAGCACTCAAGATTTAGCGAATAGAGCAAAATTAGCTTGGCTGGAGCAAATTGATCAGTTAAACCGTTTATCTTTCGGTATTTTGCAAGCTGCTCGTACCCGCATGAGTAAGACAGAATATATTTCGTGTCCGAGTTGTGGCCGTACCTTATTTGATCTTCAGGAAACTACCGCTATGATTCGGAAGCGGACCGATCATTTAAAAGGAGTAAAAATTGGTATAATGGGTTGTATTGTAAATGGTCCCGGCGAAATGGCGGATGCGGATTATGGTTATGTGGGAGTAGGAAAAGGGAAAATTGCTTTATACCGCGGGCAAAGTGTAATTAAAAAATCGGTACCGGAAGAAGCGGCCGTAGAGGAATTAATTAATTTAATAAAAGAAGATAATCGTTGGGTAGAACCAGTTGTACCCGAGCTTAGTCACGTTTAA
- a CDS encoding nucleotidyltransferase domain-containing protein, with product MTYGLKPNQISSIQGIFAAASAVNQAILFGSRAKGNYKPGSDIDIALMGKDLNFDYLLMLFHQLEDLNLPNTFDLVIYDKIKEPELVNHINRVGVPIFSRK from the coding sequence ATGACTTACGGATTGAAACCAAATCAAATTAGCTCCATTCAGGGTATATTTGCTGCTGCTTCTGCCGTGAATCAAGCTATACTATTTGGCTCGCGAGCGAAAGGAAATTATAAGCCTGGTTCCGATATTGACATTGCCTTAATGGGCAAAGATTTAAACTTTGATTATTTATTAATGCTATTCCATCAATTAGAAGATTTAAATTTGCCTAATACCTTCGATTTAGTTATTTACGATAAGATTAAAGAGCCTGAATTAGTTAATCACATCAACCGAGTAGGAGTACCAATTTTTTCCCGAAAATAA